The sequence CACTAAAAAGCACAAACCGAAAATAATTTACTTGAGTTTAGCCACAGCATTAGTTTCATTGCATGGGACGCATGTGAATGAAGTCTCCTCTCGGATGAGTTTCTTGGAGCAAGTGGAGCAGCCAATGTAACACCAACCCTCATCAAGCTGAATCTCAGTCACCTTGGCCGTACAGAGAAACTCAATTATCTGTCAAATCAAGAGAAAATCGCAATCTTAAGTGAAGTCTAGGAAGTAGTAAAATTAAGAACATGTAAACAAAAAAACCTGAGGATCGGCCGTGAAGATAAATTGGTTAAGCTCTGAAACTGTCATGGGTTCAATCTTCTGTGCGTGAACCACCTTGGATGAAGACCCTGCCTGGTCTGTACCACCACTTGGTAACCTGCGAGGATAATAAAATGTAACCGCTTATGACAAAtcaatagcaaaaaaaaaaaaaaaaagcgttaTCAAATAAGAGAAAGGATGCTTGCCTGGCTAATGCATCTACGCCTACAGCGGTTTCGGAATCAAAAAAAACACGTGTCGCAGAAGTGCCATTCAAATATAACTTTCCTGCCAAAACACATGGGACCTTATATAAGCTTttaacaaccaaaaaaaaaattataataatcaaCTCCATGACAGGACGCAAGCTTACCTGAAACCAACTTAGGATTCACGGCTGTTACAACAACGATCCTTGGCTCTTTTCCGTACACATCGAGCTTGCTATGGAATGCAAGGGCCAAGGAGTCAAAGATACTAACACACACAGTAGTATCGCttcaaaaaaatcatgttaaaaagtGAGTCAGTGATATGCTAGAGTTAAAAGAATAACAAATGAAACTGAGAAGATTGACAATACCTCTCAAGACGCAAGTTAAGCATTACGCGCTGAGCCCCAGGGATACGGTCAGTTATTGTGCTCCTAATTGCACTAAGCTCTCCCATTACGTCTGACATAGTATGGATTGGGAGAACGTTAGAGCATGACATAAGTAAACGAcgaccataaaaaaaaataacaaaatgtttatataccaGGGAGTTGTCTGCCAGTGTTGGCTAGTCCAAGTATCTGGTCGTACGGTCGGAAACGGAAGTGCTCCGTGGGTATCGTCCGAGATGTCGTTGCTAGCTTTTCAAATTCGGTGCCATCATTGAAACGAATGGCTACTGGCGCATCAGATAGCCGGTATTTCGGGCTGCTGCGCGTCACATCGAAGCCGCTTAGTGTGTATACAGATCCCTCCGTCATACGTGGTCTGAACCTAAGCTGGAGAAGGGCAGAGACAGTTCCGTGCACGACAGTAGACTGATGGAGCAatgaagattaaaaaaattagaatctatagaaaattaaactattaagaGATTTTTGGAGATTAAAACGGATCTtagaaaattaaacaattaaGAGATGGTAGAAGATTAAAACGGATCTTAgacaaacaaaatattaagaGGTTTTAGAAGAGTCAAACGGATCTTACGTTCTCATCGATTAGCAACATGTCAAGACTCATTAGCTCCATGCCCTTGTTGATATTCCTAGCCTCCCAAACCCTCAGCAGACGGACCTCCGCGGTATTGGAGCATCGGCCGGCTTTCAAGTCGCTAAGAAGAGTGAACGCCATCGAAATCGGTTGATAGAAAAGAGATTAGAAAAGAGCGTACTTCTAAAGTTCGATAGATTTGAGGTGTGCATCGTAAGATCGCTTGATGCCGTATTTATAGGTGAGGATCAAGCCGGATACGATGGAAAACGAAGAGGTGTATTGATGGCGCAATTGAAGTAGAAGGAGTGGAGTAAAAGGAGTGAGGTGGAGTTAAGGTGCGAAGTTATTGAGATCGGAGGCGTTAGGCATACGGAACAGTCTCGAATCTCTGCGTGGTCTCGACTCAGAGATGAGAAGGTAGAAGACGAAGACAAAGAACAGACGTCGAAGCCCTAGGCGTGCTTCAGCTGGGCCGCGATGGTGGAACAAATTAGAAAACCCCATAGCCCAAAGAGAATACGCCAGAGCCCAATAGAGTAAgggaaaaaatttaaaaaaaaaaataggaaaagcgTGACCAGTAAAGAGCCGACACGTGGCGGCAAATGCCCACATCAAAAAGAAGGACGTGGAGGGCTGAGGTGAGAGAAAAGCCAAGATTATTATTGAAGTCGCCAACGTACAAACCACCTATCTCACCTGCAGTTGGCAAGTCATATTGCCGTCCTCGATGTTTCTGATTCACTAAAGTTACACTGAATTCAACGGTGTCACCAGATAAAATACGGTCTCGTGCATGTCTGAAAGTCTTGGCGAGTGGATTATGTTCATCCAACATCTTGATCAAACCAGCCATCACATTATCATCAACTGCTAGATCGGACGTACCCTTGCTGAATGCCTTCTTTCTGTTTGCCAGTTCATTGTCTGTGTCGACTATGTAAAGCTGCGAGAACTGCGGAGGTTTCCCCTCTGGTGGAAGTAGAGAACCAATTCTGTGGTGAGTTTGCCCATGAAGTCTAAATGAAAAGGGTCCAGGAGTGTTAGTAACAGAGTTGTCAATTTGGCCACCCATGGATGTGAAGGCTAACATTCCATTAGCAACGCGGATCATAATTTTGAAGCTTGATCTTTGGAGAAGTTCTTTCAGAGGCGAAGGTGGTTGTCGTCTAGGTGGTAGCTTTACACGCCCTTGCTGACAACATATGCTGAACCTTCTGGGTGAGTTCCTTGTCTCTTGAACTACAGCTTCTGCATTCCAGACAATTGCTTGACAGTCCGGGCATGTTGCTAACTCCCACTTGTTTACAACTGGGCGCCGGTACCTCCCTGCCAGTTCAGTTGAGAAAGTTTTATTGGCATCATATATTGTTAATTTCATGTGCATAGATGGTTTGAATCATACCTGGTCGGCTTCCACTCGCACACACTAATGCtgttttaaaaaagttaaaactatGGTATTAGTAATAGAAAGACTGTAGTAGCTTAAGACGCTTTGTAAACTGCCAGCAATTATAAGTCTTAACGAAGAgctaacatttttttgtagtggCTACTCTCTTGTTGATTAGTCTCTCCATACGCAGAGCCCGAGCTATTCTTCTGTTATCTATAATTCAAATTAATAATGCAAGTTGAGTTacgaattaaaataaaattttgaatgttCTAGCTGCTTGGTCATTACCACGTTCTGTGTCAACAACATTGATAGTGTTATTTTGGACAGCTAAGATAGGGGCTGTGTTGTGCTGTATCTCTTGTTGTAGTGCCTTGTTTCTCTTTTCTGCGCGCATGCTTCTTCGGTTCTGTCGGGCGAGACGCCCATTAGTTTCTGAGAATGTAATCGGATTGGAGAAAGGGAGAGCCAACAAATTAGATTTGACTTGATAAATAAGACTCAGAATGAGGGGTCATATACCTTTAATACGATCTACGTCTCCTCTGCATCCGAGCAAAGTTGGAGGTGTGAGTGGTAGAAATTGCTCTTTCAACCAAGGCTGGCGTTCATCAGATACTGATGAAACAGAGAGTAAATAACTTGGAGAAGGCgtcaaaatatataagtatgTGTAAATTAGTGTATCGCTACgactaaccttttttttttttccggctTCTTTTAGTTGCAGTTGATGATGATGGTGTGGATAGTAGAGGAACACTTTCTGTTCTCCTTGATCTCCTCAAAGGTCCTTTATCTGTTTCTGGTACCGGGGACTTAACCATGACTTCTTGCAGTGCAGATGTagccaaagttttttttttattatgaaatcACAGATACAGAGTCTGCAACGAAAATCCAGAGAAAATTATGAGGTTTGTTTGTAACGGCTGTTTCATGCTATGTGCACTGTTTTGAGGATGTGcgtgtagttttttttatgaatgggAGACGTACAGGCAGGCAGCATACAATTGTTACTGTTCTAATTTAATGTaccataatataaattttatattaatcatagatagtagtaagAGAGAACGAAAATATTAAGTATGTCAAAGCTTCAATGTTGTCAAATGTTCTTCACATTAAGTACTTGTCATTAGGGCTTGGAAGAAGCAGTGGAAATTCGCTGTATAATGTTTTTCTATGCAATCCTCTTTTTTCACTTGGATCTTTCGATCATGCTTACTAATTTTTTCCCCTAACATAAGAGGAAAggaagaaaaatttaaaatacccACTTTGAAGCCACTTTTGTAATgggtttatttatatttttatgttttgattttgtaaTATATGCCTCTACAATGCAAACTTAGTctaaattttgtttgattttaaatACATGAATAACCCCTAGCGCAAACCCAATCTTTATAAACTTTATAGGAAATTTATCCACATTAAGTACATGTCATGGGTTCCTAAATGATGCCGTGTAAAGTAGCTTGCCAACGTGATAAAATGTCAACATTTTAAGGTTAGCCGGAACTTCCAATGACTTGTACCTCAAGGCAAACTGATTGTTAGTGGTTTTCTTCCACTAATTGTACAAAACCAATACTTTTTCCAATGTGCTAGGAGGAAAGAGAGTTCGAATTTAACACTTAAGTTGAGGTgactttttatagtttttaaatttaccATGTATCAGAACGAAAACTAATGTTTTAACTTggttaatttatgtttttacatgACGGACGGTGGTTCATACACATGTGAAGTTAAtggataatataattaatgccAGGCACCTGAGAAATAGAAAATAGGACAACCACGACCCATAGTTTTTCATTAagagaaatttgaaaaaacgaCATAGCAAagaccttaaaaaaaaaaaacaaagaactaaAAGACAAatctaaatccaaatataaaaaaCAGAGAATCATATAGTCTAATCGTGGTTGTTTGGGTTCCAAGGTAGCACTCATTCCACACGTGCTTTCTTACGTGCAGTTGCTTCCCCAGCGTCTTCACCCGATGCTGCTGCTTCATGCACCATACGTGCACCATCAGCATCGGTGAGCTGATCTGCACCATTGTTTACGATACCAGCTCCGACATCTAATCCTGTTGCCACAGATTGGGGTATAGATTGATCGGTATCCTCGCCACCATCCTGCTAGCAACACCCGATAATTTTATATCAGATCAATATGTAAGCGTCACTTACAAATAAAGAGACCTCAAGTTCACTCACAGAAAAAGTTGGCTTTGGCGCAAGATCACGTGCGGGGAATATGCGAGATATGGTAAAGCTTCGGTGATTTGGACCAAAATTGAAGTCCTTTAACCTGAGCTGGAAAGTGTAGGTACTCCCCACCAGATTAGCGAGTGAGCGAGGTAGGTCGATGTCAACTTGGGCATTAGTACCTATCCCCTGCAatgtttaggaaaaaaaaatacttaaactaAGTATACAATAATACATTACACGCTCAAGGCGTAGAGGCCAATTAGAGGGATTACCACGATATGTGCAGCATCAGAAGCAAGAACATGAGTCAGGCTAGCAATCTCTTCATCAAAACCAAGGAAAGCTGCTGCACCAGTGTCATCTGAGACGGAGAGAATCACACGATACCTGTCCAATTGGAACGAAATTTAGTACTTTTTACAACCACTAAAAAGCACAAACCGAAAATAATTTACTTGAGTTTAGCCACAGCATTAGTTTCATTGCATGGGACGCATGTGAATGAAGTCTCCTCTCGGATGAGTTTCTTGGAGCAAGTGGAGCAGCCAATGTAACACCAACCCTCATCAAGCTGAATCTCAGTCACCTTGGCCGTACAGAGAAACTCAATTATCTGTCAAATCAAGAGAAAATCGCAATCTTAAGTGAAGTCTAGGAAGTAGTAAAATTAAGAACATGTAAACAAAAAAACCTGAGGATCGGCCGTGAAGATAAATTGGTTAAGCTCTGAAACTGTCATGGGTTCAATCTTCTGTGCGTGAACCACCTTGGATGAAGACCCTGCCTGGTCTGTACCACCACTTGGTAACCTGCGAGGATAATAAAATGTAACCGCTTATGACAAAtcaatagcaaaaaaaaaaaaaaaaagcgttaTCAAATAAGAGAAAGGATGCTTGCCTGGCTAATGCATCTACGCCTACAGCGGTTTCGGAATCAAAAAAAACACGTGTCGCAGAAGTGCCATTCAAATATAACTTTCCTGCCAAAACACATGGGACCTTATATAAGCTTttaacaaccaaaaaaaaaaattataataatcaaCTCCATGACAGGACGCAAGCTTACCTGAAACCAACTTAGGATTCACGGCTGTTACAACAACGATCCTTGGCTCTTTTCCGTACACATCGAGCTTGCTATGGAATGCAAGGGCCAAGGAGTCAAAGATACTAACACACACAGTAGTATCGCttcaaaaaaatcatgttaaaaagtGAGTCAGTGATATGCTAGAGTTAAAAGAATAACAAATGAAACTGAGAAGATTGACAATACCTCTCAAGACGCAAGTTAAGCATTACGCGCTGAGCCCCAGGGATACGGTCAGTTATTGTGCTCCTAATTGCACTAAGCTCTCCCATTACGTCTGACATAGTATGGATTGGGAGAACGTTAGAGCATGACATAAGTAAACGACgaccataaaaaaaataacaaaatgtttatataccaGGGAGTTGTCTGCCAGTGTTGGCTAGTCCAAGTATCTGGTCGTACGGTCGGAAACGGAAGTGCTCCGTGGGTATCGTCCGAGATGTCGTTGCTAGCTTTTCAAATTCGGTGCCATCATTGAAACGAATGGCTACTGGCGCATCAGATAGCCGGTATTTCGGGCTGCTGCGCGTCACATCGAAGCCGCTTAGTGTGTATACAGATCCCTCCGTCATACGTGGTCTGAACCTAAGCTGGAGAAGGGCAGAGACAGTTCCGTGCACGACAGTAGACTGATGGAGCAatgaagattaaaaaaattagaatctatagaaaattaaactattaagaGATTTTTGGAGATTAAAACGGATCTtagaaaattaaacaattaaGAGATGGTAGAAGATTAAAACGGATCTTAgacaaacaaaatattaagaGGTTTTAGAAGAGTCAAACGGATCTTACGTTCTCATCGATTAGCAACATGTCAAGACTCATTAGCTCCATGCCCTTGTTGATATTCCTAGCCTCCCAAACCCTCAGCAGACGGACCTCCGCGGTATTGGAGCATCGGCCGGCTTTCAAGTCGCTAAGAAGAGTGAACGCCATCGAAATCGGTTGATAGAAAAGAGATTAGAAAAGAGCGTACTTCTAAAGTTCGATAGATTTGAGGTGTGCATCGTAAGATCGCTTGATGCCGTATTTATAGGTGAGGATCAAGCCGGATACGATGGAAAACGAAGAGGTGTATTGATGGCGCAATTGAAGTAGAAGGAGTGGAGTAAAAGGAGTGAGGTGGAGTTAAGGTGCGAAGTTATTGAGATCGGAGGCGTTAGGCATACGGAACAGTCTCGAATCTCTGCGTGGTCTCGACTCAGAGATGAGAAGGTAGAAGACGAAGACAAAGAACAGACGTCGAAGCCCTAGGCGTGCTTCAGCTGGGCCGCGATGGTGGAACAAATTAGAAAACCCCATAGCCCAAAGAGAATACGCCAGAGCCCAATAGAGTAAgggaaaaaatttaaaaaaaaaaataggaaaagcgTGACCAGTAAAGAGCCGACACGTGGCGGCAAATGCCCACATCAAAAAGAAGGACGTGGAGGGCTGAGGTGAGAGAAAAGCCaagattattattatagatatcaTGTTTGCCTTCTACTCTTCTTATGTCCTTTTAAGAAAAAACTTTTGTTACCTGTACAAAAACgtatcaataatcaattattcATTAACATAATAGGATTTCTAAATCCTGTTTATAcagcaaaaataaatttttataatttaaaaataaaacttatctGTGAGTCTAAAGCTTGGTGATGGTGGACCCGGAACTAAAGCAGATCTTGAAATCGAACATTATGATGGGAGATCTAGAACTCTAGGTGAGAGATCTATGAAcgtttaaaaaaattccaacTGATTAACCAAGTTCAAACCCTGATTGCTTAATATGAGTgtttacaaacaaaaatcaaaagagTCTAACCTTAAAAACACAAGATCGATTGACTTGAATGATTTTTGAACGATTTGATCATGGATTTGAAGGGAACGATTCAAGTGATTTTGATCGATTACAGAACCAccgtcgaagaagaagaaaaaataaagttgttgatttttttagaagGACACGTTGAAGTAGTTGATcttcccggaaaaaaaaaaattctaggcttcctttaattttttatcaaactatattgtttttataaatggGCCAAATCAAAATACTTGAACTGTACTTACGTTACAAATTAATGGATCACAAACATTTATCAAGTATTATTATATGGGCcaaatttgtttaaattttgggttttaacaAACAAACGTGTGTTTGATGTATGTACTAAACAAGCAAACATTATATATacttcaaaaaacaaaacaaaattaaattataaggAAGACAtcatattataaacatataacttaaattatataatctaaACTCAAAAATAATTAGAGTAATTTGTCCAAATAATATCCGCGCATAGCGCGGGTCCGTATCTAGATACGGATCCGCGCTGTGTGCGGATATTGTTCTAtctaattttatgtatatttagTGGTAAATAAtgtatgtttataatatttttatgtaattgacaatatataatatttttttagatatattGAATTGTGATGGTTACGAAATATGTTGTACATGGTGTTTTTTTCTGTGCACAAATTTTCAATGTTGTACATGGTGTTTTTTTATTCTAGTGTTAGATGTTTTGTTTGTAAATTAACAGTTTGGTATGGACTATATTAACAAATTAATATGACGCCTTTCTAACtatttttgttgttaaaaaGATCTAACATATTTGgtccaaatattttttggatttactTTTAAGATAATAAGTCTCGTTAGGTATATTCTGATTTACATATTTGAAAGGATCAATAGCATATTCTGATTTCCATATTTTCTAGAAGTTGTTATAAGAAGTTAAGATATATATTTGAAAGGAGCACAATATTTAGAATGTAGACTGGAAGTTAATAAATAGAGAGCTCGAAATATAAGGAACAAAAtcttgaaaattatatattatcttatcAAATATAACAGAATAACAAAGTAAAGAAATCAAATTAAGTTGTTAACAGTTATTTTGTTTGCAAGACACGTTAGTAAATATTTGATCAAATATATTCTTGATAACATGTTTCTAATAATTCTTTTAGATAATGATtctatttacaaaattattagatattaatcttatttaaattacaaaatatctaATTTACCATAAAAGACACgtgtataaattattttttgagctatgataaacaaaaaaaaaaacttatttaacgTAAAAGATGAACATAATATAATCTCTATATGATTGAATCTTATATATTGACACCACTGTGTTCATAATGGCAGATTTCTCTAAGTTTAACAGAAAAGAAAGTGATCTCAATCTAAATGTGCGTCATTGTAAGAAAGAACCAAGCAGTAATGCATAAAAAATCTATCAACTGGACATAACTATAGTATACTATCTTTTTCTAATGTATATTATGATGAAAGATGGAGaaacatattaattaatctaatattttttggTGCAGTTTATGATCTCAAGAGAAGCAAAAACGATTATATATACCAACATGAGGTCTAGTTTGAGTTATTGTATTGTTAATCTAATAGTATATAACCCTcggtttagttttgttttaatttcagATTAAGGGATTAGTTAAGTTTTAATGTATTTAATGTTGGTTTAGTTTAAGTTGTCCGGTTGTGTAATTTTAGTACCGTCTAATAATAATACTATTGTAGCAAATTTAAAATGGtccatataaattaaatagtttaataacaaatttaaagggtccaaaatttaaatgacaatTTCTAATGGTAGATAAATTTAGGactttattttaatagagtagatttgACCATTCCATCAAATTAGAGTCCTATTTGAAAATGACCTtggcatgtttttttttgcaccTATTGAACAAAGTTGTGACTAAATATATAGAcgcatttatttttataacttcaTTAATATCATCTACTGAATTAAATCTATAATAGTTATACGACAACATATAAACTTTTAATAAACCTGCATATCAATTCATATTTCTTGGTTTATACATCGTACTAAAATAATGTTCCATACCATCTAAA is a genomic window of Brassica napus cultivar Da-Ae chromosome A2, Da-Ae, whole genome shotgun sequence containing:
- the LOC106445757 gene encoding replication protein A 70 kDa DNA-binding subunit A-like isoform X1, encoding MAFTLLSDLKAGRCSNTAEVRLLRVWEARNINKGMELMSLDMLLIDENSTVVHGTVSALLQLRFRPRMTEGSVYTLSGFDVTRSSPKYRLSDAPVAIRFNDGTEFEKLATTSRTIPTEHFRFRPYDQILGLANTGRQLPDVMGELSAIRSTITDRIPGAQRVMLNLRLESDTTVCVSIFDSLALAFHSKLDVYGKEPRIVVVTAVNPKLVSGKLYLNGTSATRVFFDSETAVGVDALARLPSGGTDQAGSSSKVVHAQKIEPMTVSELNQFIFTADPQIIEFLCTAKVTEIQLDEGWCYIGCSTCSKKLIREETSFTCVPCNETNAVAKLKYRVILSVSDDTGAAAFLGFDEEIASLTHVLASDAAHIVGIGTNAQVDIDLPRSLANLVGSTYTFQLRLKDFNFGPNHRSFTISRIFPARDLAPKPTFSQDGGEDTDQSIPQSVATGLDVGAGIVNNGADQLTDADGARMVHEAAASGEDAGEATARKKARVE
- the LOC106445757 gene encoding replication protein A 70 kDa DNA-binding subunit A-like isoform X2, which codes for MAFTLLSDLKAGRCSNTAEVRLLRVWEARNINKGMELMSLDMLLIDENSTVVHGTVSALLQLRFRPRMTEGSVYTLSGFDVTRSSPKYRLSDAPVAIRFNDGTEFEKLATTSRTIPTEHFRFRPYDQILGLANTGRQLPDVMGELSAIRSTITDRIPGAQRVMLNLRLESDTTVCVSIFDSLALAFHSKLDVYGKEPRIVVVTAVNPKLVSGKLYLNGTSATRVFFDSETAVGVDALARLPSGGTDQAGSSSKVVHAQKIEPMTVSELNQFIFTADPQIIEFLCTAKVTEIQLDEGWCYIGCSTCSKKLIREETSFTCVPCNETNAVAKLKYRVILSVSDDTGAAAFLGFDEEIASLTHVLASDAAHIVGIGTNAQVDIDLPRSLANLVGSTYTFQLRLKDFNFGPNHRSFTISRIFPARDLAPKPTFSDGGEDTDQSIPQSVATGLDVGAGIVNNGADQLTDADGARMVHEAAASGEDAGEATARKKARVE
- the LOC106397505 gene encoding replication protein A 70 kDa DNA-binding subunit A-like isoform X1; the encoded protein is MAFTLLSDLKAGRCSNTAEVRLLRVWEARNINKGMELMSLDMLLIDENSTVVHGTVSALLQLRFRPRMTEGSVYTLSGFDVTRSSPKYRLSDAPVAIRFNDGTEFEKLATTSRTIPTEHFRFRPYDQILGLANTGRQLPDVMGELSAIRSTITDRIPGAQRVMLNLRLESDTTVCVSIFDSLALAFHSKLDVYGKEPRIVVVTAVNPKLVSGKLYLNGTSATRVFFDSETAVGVDALARLPSGGTDQAGSSSKVVHAQKIEPMTVSELNQFIFTADPQIIEFLCTAKVTEIQLDEGWCYIGCSTCSKKLIREETSFTCVPCNETNAVAKLKYRVILSVSDDTGAAAFLGFDEEIASLTHVLASDAAHIVGIGTNAQVDIDLPRSLANLVGSTYTFQLRLKDFNFGPNHRSFTISRIFPARDLAPKPTFSQDGGEDTDQSIPQSVATGLDVGAGIVNNGADQLTDADGARMVHEAAASGEDAGEATARKKARVE
- the LOC106397505 gene encoding replication protein A 70 kDa DNA-binding subunit A-like isoform X2, which translates into the protein MAFTLLSDLKAGRCSNTAEVRLLRVWEARNINKGMELMSLDMLLIDENSTVVHGTVSALLQLRFRPRMTEGSVYTLSGFDVTRSSPKYRLSDAPVAIRFNDGTEFEKLATTSRTIPTEHFRFRPYDQILGLANTGRQLPDVMGELSAIRSTITDRIPGAQRVMLNLRLESDTTVCVSIFDSLALAFHSKLDVYGKEPRIVVVTAVNPKLVSGKLYLNGTSATRVFFDSETAVGVDALARLPSGGTDQAGSSSKVVHAQKIEPMTVSELNQFIFTADPQIIEFLCTAKVTEIQLDEGWCYIGCSTCSKKLIREETSFTCVPCNETNAVAKLKYRVILSVSDDTGAAAFLGFDEEIASLTHVLASDAAHIVGIGTNAQVDIDLPRSLANLVGSTYTFQLRLKDFNFGPNHRSFTISRIFPARDLAPKPTFSDGGEDTDQSIPQSVATGLDVGAGIVNNGADQLTDADGARMVHEAAASGEDAGEATARKKARVE